From the Leptotrichia sp. oral taxon 221 genome, one window contains:
- the rsmD gene encoding 16S rRNA (guanine(966)-N(2))-methyltransferase RsmD, with amino-acid sequence MKKRKEIRMRVTAGTLKNRKIKSREGRETRPTLERIKEAIFSIIEDKVVDAKFLDLYSGTGNIAIEALSRGAKRAVMIEQDKEALRIIIDNIDTLGLTNVSRAYKNDVSRAIEILGRKNEKFDIIFLDPPYKENISISTIEKVSENNILAEGGIIISEHSIYEKMPEKIGNFVKYDERNYNKKIVTFYCYE; translated from the coding sequence ATCAAAAAAAGAAAGGAAATTAGAATGAGAGTAACTGCAGGAACATTGAAAAATAGGAAAATAAAGTCAAGAGAAGGGAGAGAGACTCGTCCTACATTGGAGAGAATTAAGGAAGCAATTTTTAGTATTATAGAAGATAAGGTTGTGGATGCTAAATTTTTAGATTTGTATTCAGGGACTGGAAATATTGCGATTGAAGCGTTGAGTCGTGGTGCGAAAAGAGCTGTTATGATTGAGCAAGACAAAGAGGCATTACGGATAATTATTGATAATATTGATACTTTGGGATTGACAAATGTGAGTAGGGCCTATAAAAATGATGTTTCAAGAGCAATTGAAATTTTAGGAAGAAAAAATGAGAAATTTGATATTATTTTTTTGGATCCACCGTACAAGGAAAATATATCAATATCAACTATTGAAAAAGTATCTGAAAATAATATTTTAGCTGAAGGTGGAATAATTATTTCAGAACACAGTATCTATGAAAAAATGCCTGAAAAAATAGGAAATTTCGTGAAATATGATGAAAGAAATTACAATAAAAAAATAGTAACTTTTTATTGTTATGAATAA
- the xseB gene encoding exodeoxyribonuclease VII small subunit yields MAGKKQTYEENIEQIDEILEKLENGELSLEDSINEYEKAIKLIKESEKLLEIGEGKVLKVLEKNGKLETENLD; encoded by the coding sequence ATGGCAGGAAAAAAACAAACTTATGAAGAAAATATTGAACAAATTGATGAGATTTTGGAAAAATTGGAAAATGGAGAATTATCGTTGGAAGATTCGATAAATGAGTATGAGAAGGCGATAAAATTGATTAAAGAATCAGAAAAATTGTTGGAAATTGGGGAAGGGAAAGTTTTAAAAGTTTTAGAAAAAAATGGAAAACTTGAAACTGAAAATTTAGATTAA